In one window of Tursiops truncatus isolate mTurTru1 chromosome 5, mTurTru1.mat.Y, whole genome shotgun sequence DNA:
- the APELA gene encoding apelin receptor early endogenous ligand, translating into MRLQQFFFLFLVFMMSLLLTPGQRPANLAMRRKLHRYNCLQRRCMPLHSRVPFP; encoded by the exons ATGAGATTGCaacaattcttttttctgtttcttgtttttatgaTGAGTCTTCTACTTACCCCCGGACAGAGACCAG ctaatTTGGCAATGAGAAGAAAATTGCACAGGTACAACTGCCTTCAGAGGAGATGTATGCCTCTGCATTCACGAGTGCCCTTCCCCTGA